From a single Collimonas pratensis genomic region:
- a CDS encoding AraC family transcriptional regulator, translated as MPAQILTHTTIGLLDVVPDARHPVRLRARDLGAAKLLPSHSHPWGQVTYAPEGVLRVTVGNSTWIVPPLRAIWIPPQLVHEIATIEKTQLRALYIHADANPFGGQECIVLEVSGLLRELIAALTEADVDSVRESLLTQLILDELVAAKTPGIRVALPTEKRLQAICQALIEAPDSGMTLAAWADRAGASERTLARLFEKDLGMTFGQWRQQVRLAHAAPMIARGMPLSLVAAELGYASQSAFSAMFKKTFGQPPSTFFTPKKSGPAI; from the coding sequence ATGCCTGCACAGATTCTGACCCATACCACCATAGGCCTGCTCGACGTGGTGCCCGACGCCCGCCATCCGGTGCGCCTGCGCGCCCGTGATCTGGGCGCCGCCAAGCTGCTGCCTTCGCACTCCCATCCCTGGGGCCAGGTCACTTATGCGCCCGAGGGCGTGTTGCGGGTCACGGTCGGCAACAGTACCTGGATCGTGCCGCCGTTGCGCGCCATCTGGATTCCGCCGCAGCTGGTGCATGAAATCGCCACCATAGAAAAAACCCAGCTGCGCGCGCTCTACATCCACGCCGACGCCAATCCGTTTGGCGGCCAGGAATGCATCGTGCTGGAAGTCTCCGGCCTGCTGCGCGAGCTGATCGCCGCCCTCACCGAGGCCGACGTCGACAGCGTGCGCGAATCGCTGCTGACGCAATTGATCCTGGACGAGCTGGTAGCGGCCAAGACGCCCGGCATACGGGTCGCCCTGCCCACTGAAAAACGCTTGCAGGCCATCTGCCAGGCTTTGATCGAGGCGCCCGACTCCGGCATGACGCTGGCCGCCTGGGCGGACCGCGCCGGGGCTTCGGAACGGACGCTGGCGCGCCTGTTCGAGAAGGATCTCGGCATGACCTTCGGCCAGTGGCGCCAGCAGGTGCGGCTGGCGCATGCCGCGCCGATGATCGCGCGCGGCATGCCGCTGTCGCTGGTCGCGGCCGAACTCGGCTACGCCAGCCAGTCGGCGTTTTCCGCCATGTTCAAGAAAACCTTCGGCCAGCCGCCGTCGACTTTCTTTACGCCGAAGAAAAGCGGCCCTGCGATTTAA
- a CDS encoding MFS transporter, with protein MQTAAKQISPTLGSQDAEKTGFRVLGAISFAHFLNDMIQSLILSIYPLLKGNFNLSFAQIGLITLTYQITASILQPVVGMYTDKHPKPYSLALGMGFTLVGLLLLSVAPNYGILLLAAALVGTGSSIFHPESSRVARMASGGRHGLAQSIFQVGGNAGSSMGPLLAAWVVIPHGQSSIAWFSGAALLAILVLWQIGNWYKRKRQESKGKPAKAQHHYVALPRKKVMFSIGILLMLIFSKYFYMASLSSYFTFYLIDKFQLSVQAAQLHLFVFLFAVAAGTVLGGPIGDKVGRKLVIWVSILGVAPFTLMLPYANLFWTGVLTVVIGVILASAFSAILVFAQELVPGKVGTVSGLFFGFAFGMGGIGAAALGKLADMTSIGYVYQVCSFLPLIGLLAMFLPNLEGHRRKVTG; from the coding sequence ATGCAAACCGCTGCCAAGCAGATTTCCCCTACGCTGGGGTCGCAGGATGCCGAAAAAACCGGTTTCCGCGTACTCGGCGCCATCAGTTTCGCCCATTTCCTGAACGACATGATCCAGTCGCTGATCTTGTCGATCTATCCGCTGCTGAAAGGGAATTTCAATCTCAGCTTTGCCCAGATCGGCCTGATTACCCTGACTTACCAGATCACGGCGTCGATCCTGCAGCCGGTGGTAGGGATGTACACCGATAAACACCCAAAACCGTATTCGCTGGCGCTGGGCATGGGCTTCACGCTGGTCGGGCTGCTGCTGCTGTCGGTGGCGCCAAACTACGGCATTTTGCTGCTGGCAGCGGCCCTGGTCGGCACCGGTTCTTCCATCTTCCATCCGGAATCCTCGCGCGTGGCGCGCATGGCTTCCGGCGGCCGCCATGGCCTGGCGCAATCGATCTTCCAGGTCGGCGGCAATGCCGGCAGCTCGATGGGGCCGCTGCTGGCGGCCTGGGTCGTGATCCCGCACGGCCAGAGCAGCATCGCCTGGTTTTCCGGCGCGGCCTTGCTGGCGATTCTTGTGCTGTGGCAGATTGGCAACTGGTACAAGCGCAAGCGCCAGGAGTCCAAGGGCAAGCCAGCCAAGGCCCAGCATCATTACGTCGCGCTGCCGCGCAAGAAGGTCATGTTTTCCATCGGTATCCTGCTGATGCTGATCTTCTCGAAGTATTTCTACATGGCCAGCCTCAGCAGCTACTTCACGTTTTACCTGATCGATAAATTCCAGCTGTCGGTGCAGGCGGCGCAGCTGCATCTGTTCGTGTTCCTGTTCGCGGTGGCGGCCGGCACCGTGCTGGGCGGCCCGATCGGGGACAAGGTCGGCCGCAAGCTGGTGATCTGGGTCTCGATCCTGGGCGTGGCGCCGTTCACCCTGATGCTGCCGTATGCCAACCTGTTCTGGACCGGCGTCCTGACCGTGGTCATCGGCGTGATCCTGGCGTCGGCCTTCTCGGCGATCCTGGTGTTTGCCCAGGAACTGGTGCCGGGCAAGGTGGGCACGGTATCCGGCCTGTTCTTCGGCTTTGCCTTCGGCATGGGCGGCATCGGCGCCGCGGCGCTGGGCAAGCTGGCCGACATGACCAGCATCGGCTACGTCTACCAGGTCTGCTCTTTCCTGCCGCTG